CATGCGGTTTTAACACCGTTAGTGTGTCTATTAGAAGGAAGTTAAGGAATATCTGAACAAAGACTGTTTCCTGTCAGTCTGCGCAAAGACAAtacctgaatgtttttttttttttgcattatacAGCTGAGGAATGActgcagcttcatcatcatccaccCCCAAGGAAAACCACACTCCAGCTGAACACTCAGACACAAATCTGACCTGATTCCTGTtctgtcctctgattggctctgcTGTCGCACTGCTCTCATTTGGATCCTGATTGGTTGAAAGACAGTGAATAAACACGCAAAGCCACAACCCCTATTAATAATTCATTGACCTGCCAGACAAAACTGAATGATTGATGAACCTGACCTGAattaaatatgacaaaaacGCCCCGAGGCCTCTGACctcactgatgatgtcacagtgaggTCATGTGTTCAGCTTGACTCAAGGACTAAATTATtagattttggtggtcaaaggtcacggtgacctcacaacacacacagtctgattCTCTTCAGAtcagtttattgttttgtttttttttttttttggttctaaCAGGTTTCAGTTACAAAGATTCTTTAACTGGTGATTCTGGGAGAGACAGCGGAGTCGTTCAGATGTGACCCCCCAACACCTGACTCCGCCTGAGCTCTGATGTCAGAGGATGGGGTCAGGAGGAGGTTGCAAATGGAAAGATCATTACTGACACAAAATCAtagattatttttctcttcaacAACATTGAGGATGATGTGCAACTTGaacaaaacttaaaattaaTTCATACAGTGTACTTTCATCAGCGTGAGACTTCCTGTCTGCCAGGAAGTTAGCCAGTTATGTCAGCAGGTAACAGCCTGCTAAAGCTCAACAGGAAGTTCTTAATTGAAGAAGAAGAGTGGGTGATTGGTCCcacacagccaatcagaattaaggtcaaaagtcaaacacacagcagccattaGCAGGGGTAGAGTTAAAACCAGGGGGCGGGGTTTCCCAGCATGTAAAAACCAATAACATAAAAGCAGCAGGAAGCTCAGGCTCACCCCGCCACAATAAAATCGAAGTTAAATCTAGACTCGCAGTGTGCCACCTGTTTAGTTTATTCAGCCCATCAGGATCACAGGAGGCGGCGCCTCAAGGCTCAGAGTCCAGGCCATCCAAGGTGAGCTGGCTGCGGTGGGGGGAGTTGGGGCTGGGGGGGCTACTGGGGTTGGAGCTGTTGGAGGGGGTCGACTGTTTGGTGGAGTCGGAGTCCAGCTGGGCAAGATACATCCAAAACGCATGGAGGGGgggcacagagagaaagatagagagtCAGTGAGATCAGAAAAAACCCAGCAGTTCTGGTCCTTCAGGTAGTGAATGTATCAATCTGCTGATCACATCTGTATTTCCTGGTCTCAGTTGATTGGGCACTTTattcttgttgtgtttgttctgtttttatgttggAGCCACATCAAAAACTAAATTCTGCTGCTTTGCAAAAAACCATGAAGTTTTtttggtctgttctggtctgtgtgtgttacctctcTGTCCAGTTCCTGATCTGGTTCAGAGCCTCGGGACGACACCGTTCCTCCAAAATCTGAACCAACGGGAATACAGATTAGAAATCACGAAGGACTTGATGTAAACCTTTGGACTGATTCTGAGTCCTGATGTTTACCTGACGCCGTGCGGGTAATGTGTGTCTTTCCTCGCTGGTGCCGGGAGATACTGGacagtgggcggggcttatCTTTAAGAGAGTCGTCCTGAGAGGAAGGCATCACactctgcgcacacacacaaaatgaaacacaggaTGAAAAATGGGCTCTCAGATGAGTCTTTATCACTCCCTGATGGGTGGATGAAGCCCCACCCtctcagagacacaaaacaacagtctTTTGGTTTAGAGTTATTGTTTCTGTCACCAACACTCATGGGATATAAAGTTCCTGAGGCATCTAAAGCAGATCTTATTAAATCCCCTCGAGTCCCCAGATCAGAGACCAGTCCTCAGGGTGAGTTTAACTGTAATATTGAAACCTATTTATTCATCTTGAAacttaataataaaattaaattaatagcAAAAGGGAACAGCTGGATAAAATGCATTCTTGTCATAGGGTCACACACATCTCCTACTATGATCACATGATCACTCCAGTTCATGTGAGCACCCCACAGATCATGACCCTAAGGATCCATCACACCAGACCTTCACACCGCAACAAGCCAGAAGAGAGAACAgcgggggggggtggggggggtgggggggggggtggtgagTCTTAGAGAGAAGCTGGCCTACCCTTCccagagaggagatggagggagaggaggaggaggaggaaggctgcAGGAGGCTCTGttgggaggaggaagaggacgcgTCTTTCTGCAAGAAGGCGCCGGCCGACGCCGTTGTCATGTGATAGACGTGCTCAAAGTTGGAGGGGGAAGAGATGAGGGTGTgacgggaggaggaggaggacggggaggGAGacggggagggggagagggaggtggCATCACCAACCTTAACATTCAGGGAAGTGGAGGGAGGTGGGTGAGGAAGGTGagaccggggggggggggggggggggggagagaagagaggagtcAGTGTGATGTACAGAGCTGTTGAGGAGGGgggtgaaggaggagagaaCATGCCGGCGTGAAGAGGAGGTGAAGTAAAGGGGAGGAGTTACCAGAGGGAGGTCCATGAGGACCTGCATCCCATCTCCTGGTCCCATGTGAGCTACGTGGTTAAAGTTTGTTGGATTGGAGATCATCTTGGACCTCAGCTCTGGGTCCCTCAGCATCTCCCTGATACACAAATAACAAGTATTCAGTCACTGATCATTCTGTTGAGTTGCTGTCATCATTTCTGCTGAGTCACCTCCTTTGCTGTAGTCGCTCCTCCTCAGGGACCTTGAAGAGAAACTTTCTCTTGCTGCGAGTTCGAACCATCAGCTTTCTGCTGTGGTCTGACGTCTCTGGGATCATGAGGTCACCCTCTGAGAACAGACAGAGTCAGTGGTTTAACCATCTGAACTGTTTTGGGAACTGTATGTATAACCTGAATGACCTAAACCTGCTTGTTGTCTTAAGGTTTGTTGTTACCTGAAGAGGTATTGCTAAAGTAGATCAGACGAGGAGGTTCTGAACTCAGCAGGTTCAATGTGCCTTCAACATTCACAGGTCTAATCTgcgagcagagggaagaggGTCCTCAGTTAGTTTTGGATCTGATTGTCTggttcctgttttattctgtgctgtgattggttACCTTGCGCAGGGAAATGGTCTGTACCCACTCCATAGTGTGTATATCGAAGACATCAACTCCGTATTCACTGTAGACCGTCAGGTGGGAGGCGTTTGAACCTGGAAAGACCAGGGAAAAGTTTTTAGTTCTCtgaaaaagctgctgtttacagTAAGCTCTTTCTCTCCAACTAAAAAGATACCAAAAAAGGAACATACTGCATGCTAGCGGTGTGGCGGGCCACATCAGCTCCTGGGAACGAGAGCGGCGGCCCTGTCCATCCACATAGATTCCAAGTTGGCTGAAGCAGAGTAGCAGCTCGCTGGATCCAACCTCCAAGGCGTGCAGGGCGTCCAGGGACTGATGGGACAGAAAGGCCAGCGACGGGTCTGCAGGGTTCACCAGGCTAATGGGGGATGACTCACCCTGCAGGGCCAGCAGCGCAAAACCAGAGGGATATCCAACACACAGTCGCTCCTTCAGTATACCCAACCACTGAACCCCACCAGGAGCCTGGACCTCCCACAGCTTCTTATAGTGTGGCTTTGTGGGCGTTATCTCGTAGCACTGAACCtggagggaaagagatgggGCTGTCAGTagaggaacagcagcagaattGTTGAGGCAGATGCGGTTCAAACTACTGACCATGCGTTTGACAGCTGCAAGCAGACAAGCGGGGCCCCCGGGCCGAAGCAGCCCTGTGGTGAGAGCCTGGCAGCCTTTAGTATCTGTCAGCTTAGAGTCAAAGGTAGACTCTGCGccctccagcaccccccagGGGTGAAGGTGAACATGGCGGTTCCGGCCACAGAGCAGAGCAATGATTTTCTCCTTCGGGATCAAATCGATCTGATACACCTTCTTACTGTCGACTGCTCGGACAATcactggagacagagacagattatTGGTCTGGAGACCATCATAAGGTTGCTCATAGTGGAGGAAGCTCCACTCCAGAAGGTCCATTTGAATAAAGTCAGGCTAAATGTGGCTTGACCGGTTGCTGTTTCTGCGCTCTATCACCTAAATTCGAATAGAATATCATCTCACCGTCTCTTGTGACCTCAACCACAAACAATCCATCTTCTGTTCCCAGGGCGATCCTCTCTCgatctgcaaacacaacactggGGTTAAAGAGGTTCACAGGAACAAAGGATTAATTGGAGAAACAGCCTTCTGAGACTAGGAAGTCTACAAGACCAAACTGATCGCATCAAGACTTTCATGAGACCAACATAGACATACAAGGGTGGGGTGACCTGCCTCTGGGCTCTATAGGCAGCGGACAGCTGGGTGAGATAACGAGAAAAGCATGACAAAAAACCTTGACCCCCACATCAATGCTGCTGATACATGATCAGGAAAatgtatacatatgtgtgtgtgtctatataaaAACctgtatatataaaaacacatgttGCTGATGAGTTCACTGACCCAGCACCACGGCTGAAAGGGTGGTCTTGATGACGGGGAGTGAAGCGTCGTAAGCTTCATGCAGAACATGGATCTGCCGGCTCTTCAGCAGGTTCTTGGTCAAAATGCTTTGCAAACTCTCCAGAATCCGGACCCACTTCCGCTTCTCCACCTCACTCTCCGCCAGGATGAGCAGAGATACAGAGGACAGCTGAGAGATTAGCTGCGATGATGTCAcctgatcacaaaaaaaaaaaaaaggaaaaaaaaaaaaaaaaaaagaacaacaaatcAGGACAGATCATAAAATGGAGGTCAAACATCAAGGTGTTAGAGGGCAAAAGAGGTCCTACTCTGAAGATGCAAGGGATGTCCTTCCTGGTTGCGTGGATAACATCTGACGCCAACACAGAACTGACAGAAAACTCCTCATctctaaaacagaaacaggaaatcatCTGACAAAAGCCACAAGATTCAATGAATAAAATGTCACCACTTTATTTCCAGTTCAGTTCAATCTTCTCAGGAGTGTCCCATTGTCTCAGGACTACTCCAGTCTCCTAAACAACAGTCTACCTAACCCTCAAGGACCTTCTCATGGAGGCTGTGGACCACCTCCGACTTTCTCAAGTGAGGTAAGCAATCAGAAAGGTGAACAGATTTTACCTGAGGTCGAGGACCAGACTTGCCACTACACCTGGCTGGGTGGACTTCCCTTCCGGAACATCATAGAGAAACAGTTTACAGTCGGAGACCACAGCAAATGCTCGCTGCCAGCCTTTCTTCACCCCGCTGGGCTTCGGAATCTGAGAGATACAGAAATGTGAAACAGTTGTGGGATGACTGTGGAATGACTTCAAAATCTGTGAGTGGGCTGGTGCTCTTACCCTGACATAGCCCTTGTAAGCTGTGCCAATGCCTCTCTGGACGTCTATACCCTGAGGCCTCTTGGCTTGCTCTGCTGGGATCGGACAGACCAGGGGGGCGTAGTCTTTACAGGAAACATGGCAGATGAAGGAACACACTGCAGGGAGGCAGGGAGATATTGAGAAGTGGAAACCATCACCTTAGGCAGAATCAGACCTGTAGTCTGCTGCTTTATCAGAACACAGAACCAGAAAGCTAGATGACTGAGGGAGGTTGCTGCTCACTGCTATATGGTTCTTATAATCGCATGGGAAACAGTTTCTGGCCGGTTGACAGGTGCTAAGAAGTCCTTGTGATGTGGGTTGTGAGAGGATTAGAGTTACCTTCACAGGCATATCCCTGTCTGATGAGGCCAACCATCAGGGAGCTGCAGTGAGAGCACTGGGTCGGACTAGAGAACGTCTTGATGCTCAACTGATGAGCTTTGGGCTGAAAGACACCAGACATCATGGTGAGGATAGAGTTTGGTGATCAACTAATTCTATTTCTCTGCCCACCAAATAAGATCACGTCTAGGGAATAGAGGCATACCTTTGGTGTGGTCACTGAGGTGCTCTGGTAGGTGGTAGAGGGGCTTGATGGAACTAATGCTGCTTTTACTTCCTGTGGATACAAACACTGTGATAAACAAAGtctcataaaacaaaaacaaacagcctgaCCATGATACTGACCTCCTGTTCAAAGGTGGGGGAGGTGCTCTCAGATAGCTGAGGGGGGGAGTCTATGTCAGTGGTCTGCAGGGCAAAAATACATCATGTTTGACATATGACTGTAAAATGAAGAACgataaaaatccaaaacagcCAACTTCCTGCCCGAGAGCAATAAAAGGACGGATATGTGACTCACCCTGAAGGTGAGGTCTGGAGCCAGAGGAGATGTGTTGAAATATTCAAAGATTGAGTCCTGGAAGTCTTGAAGCTTcagacctgcagagacagagaggtcaAATGTCAAATACTGAATCAGCTCTTTCTGATCCTGAAGATACCAGACCCTGTCCCTGTCCATCCAGAAGAGGTGGTGCTGTGGTGAGAGGTGAAGGCGGGAGGAGCTAGTCTCACCTTTGTCAGAGCGGGAACgactctcctccacctccttcttcAGTATCTCCACCTGCTCCCCCATCTCCCTGCTCCTCTCTTCAGACTCCTTCAGCTTActacagaaagaaatgaaacagaggTAAAACAGAATAGGGACAGGTGGGACAGAGAGATGAGTGAGGACAGGTCAGATGCTCTGACCTCTCCAGGTGGATGTTGGTGGCCTTGACCCTACGCAGCTCGTCTTGAACGAGCTGCTTGGCTCTGATCTCAGCGTCCAACGCTGATTGCAACTCCAGACGAGCCGACATGTCCAACTTCTGACTGCGCCGCACCTTCCACAGAGGGTCCTGGAGGGGGACACCTCCATCaggtcaccatggcaacaaccTGATATTGTGCCCATTTGTAGAGCAGTCACCCAATCAGTGCAACCCAAAAACAGTCATGTAATTATAGCATCATGAATGATACATATGGAGGACATCATCAAATAGTCCTAATCAGTAGATTGGATCCAGGCAAGTCGCCCGCAAGGTGAATCCAGAGACGCCATGACAGCACCAAAAGAGGAGGACTGAAGCTGTGGTTTTATGAAGTGACCCCACCATCTAAACCCACAGAAAGAACTGCTGCGAGTCTCATCGGACACAAGGGTGGCACCAAGACAGTGGCATCGAACCCCTGCGTCTGAGTTTCCCAGCACCTCCTACAAACACCTGCAGCATACAGTCGCTGTCAGCAAGGGAGGCGTTAAGgataattaataaattacagCGTCTATatgttgttgtttcatgttacacgtgttttattcatcacttcaGGGATGGCAAACGCATGAAGCCGTAACATGAGGGCTAAACTCAGCAGCAGAGTAGAGGGGGAATATTCCTGATGTTGGCACAGTGCCTACGTTTTCTCCACAGACAATTAATTTATGAGTGACATACGCGGCAGAAGCCATGCAAGTCCGTAATGAGGTAAAGCGAATCATGATTGGCTGACACTGACAGATGCACTCACCCTCCTGTCTCCACCAATGGGAGGCCAGGGCTTCCTGGGAGGCGTGGCCACTCCTGACTCAGGCTGAGGTGACAAGTTAAAAGATCAACAAACAGGCcatgtgacatcactgctgctgcagtgtctgtctatgtgtgtgtatgttaccAGGGGTCTTGTTCCTAGGCTGGAGGTGCGTAGTGTTTCCAGCTCCTCCGTCATTTTGGTAGCCAGAGCCTGGAGGTAACCGCGAGCATCCTTTTCATCACTGACCCTGAACACAGCAAAAACATGATGAGGACCAAGTCCTCCCATCTTACCGCACAGAACAGACCAGTCTGAGCTCTGGTTCTCACCACTGGATGATTTCTGCGATCTGAGCCTCCCAGTGAGCCACGCCTTCCCTTTTTGATGACAGCTCCTGAAGGTCGTCCTCCAGCTGCCGGTTCTGAGCCGTCAGACGGTCCACAAACGCACAAAGCTAGCACACAACAGTTTATcaatgcacaaaataaacacaactaaGACACAACATCTCATCATCAGCAGTGCCTGGCAGGACTCACCTTGTCCGTCTCTGCTGTCAGTTTGCGGTTTTCCTCAGTCACCAGGTTTTTCTCTCgctcatgtttttctttcagagcTGAAACAGCTTCATCCATCTCCGTCTGTCTgcaagagacacagagaccTGGATCAGGTCTCACTCTATGCACCAGCACTCTACCTTCTCTCTAATGTCTTTGGTCCAGGACTCACTTGTCCCTCTTGTTCTTGTCCAGTTTGTCccggagctgcagcagctccttgttGGCAGCGAGCTGTGCCCCCTCAGACTCATGCAGGTCTTTACGGAGTTTCTTGACCTCAGAAGAGTGAGCAGAGTCTCTCCTTAACAGTTCCTCCTCATAGAACAGAACCTTCTTGTCAAGCTCTGCCTTGAGACGGGACAGCTCCTGCTGAGACTCCACCCCGCCACCAGCTGCTCCTCGACCCTGCTGAGACTGGGACCAGAACCATGATGAGCCTCTGGATTATGCTGGAGTCTGTTGGTTGGGCAAAATGAGTTTACAACATTGATTTgatgtgggttagggttagggctacCTAGTTTTTAAAAGGACGAGTTTACGTGTTGACCTGTTTTTaagctcttttattttttaaatattatttttggggcTTTTCATGCTATTATTCAGAGAGTAAGAGGCAGGGAGGCtgacagaaagcagagagagagagaaagggagggagagagaagggaacATGCAGCACAGGTTCGCAGGTCAGAGTTGAACCCAAGTCATTTCAATAATGTGGCATATGAGTAAGCACTGGACTACCTGCACCGAGAGCTCATTTAGTGTTACCAGGCTGCTGAACCTGCTCTTGTGTGTGCGGCTTTGTCAGTGTtcctgtgacctctgacctttaggCTCTCCAGCTCCGTCTCCAGCTGTGTGGAGTAAACCTCACTGTGCTCCCTCAGCTTCCTCTCCTTTGACGCCTCAGCCTTAGCATCGTCCAGCTGAGCCTccagctgagacagagagagagagagaaggcttTAATTGTGAAGGTCTCTgttcagaacaaaaaaaaaataaaaaatactgataACATCTATTCTACCTAACTtcagttcttcttctctgctttgaAACAACAGCTGTCAGTAGATGAACAACAACTTCCTGTGTGGCTGCTGTTTAAGGAAGAAGTGGTTCTGGGACACTGCAAGTTTATCTGGTCTCAGTCCTGTCAGAAGGCTGGAATGTGACTCGACCATCTCTTGGCAATGATCACCTTACCTCTTTGCGGTTCTTCTCTGTCTTTCGGATCTCCTGTCTCATGGCATCCATCTTCTGCAGGAGAGcgtccatctcctcctctttgtcccGGAGCTGCCGGGACAGGCGCTGCTTGGAGGAGCGCAACTCAGCCATCCTCTCTGACAGCTCCGAGAACTCTTGCAGGGCCAGCTTCCTCTGGGAGTGAGCCTCTTTCAGCTCCTTGGTCTGGGTGCGGAGGCGGTCCAGAGAGTCCGACAATTGCTGCTCAGAGGAGAACAGGAAGTCATTACATCAAAATTCGACTGGACGGGTTGGGGCTTTGACCAGATCTGGGTCAGGGTCTGTACTTACCTTATGGACGTCATCTTTCTCCTGTCTCAGGGTTTTCACCTGCTTCTCCAGGGTCTTGAGTTTGGAGGCAGAGCTCTCGTAGTCCTGTTGGAGAGTGACTGCCTCCTCCAGCTGATGCTCCAGCCTATCGGAGTCTGAGACAGCAAATGGGCtgggtttaaaaacaaacaacttatGGGTGAACTTGTACAGGCAGATACAGTGGGCCACATGCATGGTTTCGGGTGTTACCACAGTGACACTGAAACGACCTCTGACCTGCCAACTTCTTCTTCAGCCGCTCAATCTCCTCATTCAACTTCTTGATCTCTTTGTCCCGTGTGGGAGTCCCTCCCCGAGACGGGGCCTGCAGGGCCTGGGTTGACTCTGTAGGAGaacacagaggtcagaggtcaaaagtCAAGGGTGTCATACAGAGGAGGTCACACATGACTCACCCTGCAGTCTACGGTTCAGCTCCTGCTTCTCCTGCTCCAGTCGACGAATTCTTCTCTCAAATGCCTCCAACTCCTGCCCTCCTTCCCCCGctgcccctcctcccccctgcatgGCCGGGCTAATAGCACCACGGTCTGAGAAGCAGTTGTCAGTCGTGTAGGTGAAGCCCACAAAGGGAAGGTGCTGCCCAGTGAAACCAGTGTGAGACGCTGGAGGGCTAATATcctagagagagagacacaaggTTCTTAGTTAAGACAGGGCCAGTGACAGAGACGAGAGAGACTAGAGAAAGTAGGCAGAGACATGGACCAGAGACAAGAGAGTCTGAAGCTAGGAGACCAGACCTGCAACACATGGTAGGCACAACTTGAGTTCTAGGATTCAGTCATTCTCACCGGGTTCTTCAAGACATCGTCATCCACATCAAAGTTGGAGGTGTCTGTGGGTGAGGACACATCGGGGATATAGGGGGCCTCTGTAGACCGGATGTTGTCCCAGTCGATGCCACTGAAGAAAGGGTGACTCTTGAAATCAGAGATCCCATTCAGACCAAGCCGACGGTCCCTGGAGCAGAGCAGGCGCTGGATCAGGTCTTTGGCATCCTCCGACACGTCAGTCACATGGGAGGGGAACTGGAAACGCTCCTGGAAACAGGCAGGAAAAATGGAGCGAGGGAATGTGGAGGACAAGAAAGGATGGGAGAGGTGCTGAGAATGAGAGTAGGACGCCGGTGTCCATGAGGACAGCTCTGATTTAGAAAGAGGAAGTGGGACGAGTGTCTGGAGACTGACGACCTGGAAACAGCCGATACACGGACTGACTCAGATTGAAGCAGTCCATATAAACTGATAAAAGGTGCTCACTTAGTCAGGACCTGGTCTCTGAGGAGTCTCACCTCGTGGTTCATGATCTTGCCATATGTCTCCACCAACGACTCGGCGTAGAACGGCGTTTCTCCATACAGCATCTCATACACGCAGACTCCCAGAGACCACCAATCACACTCCGGTCCATAGCGGCCCATCCCATCCTCCATGGCCTGCAGGATCTCCGGTGAGATGTAGTCCGGAGTTCCCACGGCCACCGAGGACTGCACCTGCATCCAGATCACAAGGCAATCCAATTCAAAAACCTTTTACTGCCCAATGGGGGGCAATTTGTAAGGACAGAGTAAATTTGTCGTCAGAGGGGCCCACAACACAATTATACAGCAAAAGAGAAcagagaatagaatagaaagaGGGGACCAGTCAAACTGTATCTTACTGAGCAGCTGTTAACATTGTTGAGTATAAGATATAAATAAAgggcacagaaacagaaataaggtgtgtgtttgcatgacgTGGTGAGTTAATGTTTTAAGAAGGTGCAATCAGTTCTAAAGAGAGTTCCAGTCAGGCCACTGACTAAACTGGACCCAAAGGCTTTGATCAAAGTTGATCAGCAGCTGAGACGCAATTAGATCTGCATCTCAGTGAGAGTGTGAGCGTTACCGTGCCGTCCTCCATCATTCGCAGACATGACCCAAAGTCAGCTAGGCGGATGTGACCATTGACATCCAGCAGGACGTTGTCTGGTTTGATGTCTCTGGAAAACAAAGATTTCAGTCTCATCAGAATTACGGTCTGGACTGGTTCAGGTCTTGAGACCCAATGTTTCCTGTCATGCCTGTCACCCAGAAATGAAttagaggtagaagatgaattaatgaatgaaaaaatatctCCTATCAAAATTATACAATTAAGAATATGAACATGCTGGTGGAaacttgaaaatataaataaaaattgtaattgttaTATTCTTTAATTACGACCACATCAGCTCCACAAACAAGACTCACAGGTTTACCTGTAATGTTAATAAACATTTACCCTAACCCAGCCATTAAAAATTtgacacatgaaaatgtgtcgATGGATCAACTGATCATTAGACAGAATTTCTCTCTGTGGAGACCAGGGGAGGGGCGCATATACAGGGGAGGAGCTAACAGACCCAGGGAGGGGCTGTCAGAGCTGAGCTTCTCAGCAGGAAGGAAGGCGGAGGCGTGAAAGGACATAACTATATTTCCCAGAGGACACTAATGCCAGGAAGGGACCACTTCCTCTGATACAGACACAGAATAGTCCATCTGGCGGACGGAGTGGATGACCAGTACCTGTGGATGTAGTGCTGTTGGTGGATGGAGTGCACAGCCAGCACCATCTCAGCCACGTAGAACCGTGCCATGTCCTCAGGAAGACGATCCTCAAACTTACTGAGCAGAGTCAGAAGGTCCCCGCCCACGTAGTAATCCATTACCAGGTACTGAAGGACAGGTCATTAAAATACATCAGCAATCAATAACAGCAGAGCCAGGACGACCAAATGTGGCATTTTTTACTGGCAGTAAGTTACAGCAACACTGGAACAGCAATAGCAGTATAGTCCTACTGTAATTACAGTAACAGACATACTCATATACCGACCAGGTAGTTGTCGTCCTGGAAGGCATAGTGCAGAGTTGTGATCCATTGACTGTCTCCTTTCACAAGGACGTCACGCTCTTCACGGAAACAAGCCGTCTGTAGAGGAAACATCTTACATCATTAACACATCGTTAACAACGTAAGCGCTGACACCAGTCACGCTCACTCACCTCAGCT
This genomic interval from Echeneis naucrates chromosome 24, fEcheNa1.1, whole genome shotgun sequence contains the following:
- the cdc42bpb gene encoding serine/threonine-protein kinase MRCK beta, with the translated sequence MSAQARLKRLEELLLERKAAGCLSVETLLDLLLCLHSEVSHCPLKREKHISDFLEWVKPFTTTVKDMRLHRDDFEMLKVIGRGAFGEVAVVKMKHTESVYAMKILNKWEMLKRAETACFREERDVLVKGDSQWITTLHYAFQDDNYLYLVMDYYVGGDLLTLLSKFEDRLPEDMARFYVAEMVLAVHSIHQQHYIHRDIKPDNVLLDVNGHIRLADFGSCLRMMEDGTVQSSVAVGTPDYISPEILQAMEDGMGRYGPECDWWSLGVCVYEMLYGETPFYAESLVETYGKIMNHEERFQFPSHVTDVSEDAKDLIQRLLCSRDRRLGLNGISDFKSHPFFSGIDWDNIRSTEAPYIPDVSSPTDTSNFDVDDDVLKNPDISPPASHTGFTGQHLPFVGFTYTTDNCFSDRGAISPAMQGGGGAAGEGGQELEAFERRIRRLEQEKQELNRRLQESTQALQAPSRGGTPTRDKEIKKLNEEIERLKKKLADSDRLEHQLEEAVTLQQDYESSASKLKTLEKQVKTLRQEKDDVHKQLSDSLDRLRTQTKELKEAHSQRKLALQEFSELSERMAELRSSKQRLSRQLRDKEEEMDALLQKMDAMRQEIRKTEKNRKELEAQLDDAKAEASKERKLREHSEVYSTQLETELESLKSQQGRGAAGGGVESQQELSRLKAELDKKVLFYEEELLRRDSAHSSEVKKLRKDLHESEGAQLAANKELLQLRDKLDKNKRDKQTEMDEAVSALKEKHEREKNLVTEENRKLTAETDKLCAFVDRLTAQNRQLEDDLQELSSKREGVAHWEAQIAEIIQWVSDEKDARGYLQALATKMTEELETLRTSSLGTRPLPESGVATPPRKPWPPIGGDRRDPLWKVRRSQKLDMSARLELQSALDAEIRAKQLVQDELRRVKATNIHLESKLKESEERSREMGEQVEILKKEVEESRSRSDKGLKLQDFQDSIFEYFNTSPLAPDLTFRTTDIDSPPQLSESTSPTFEQEEVKAALVPSSPSTTYQSTSVTTPKPKAHQLSIKTFSSPTQCSHCSSLMVGLIRQGYACEVCSFICHVSCKDYAPLVCPIPAEQAKRPQGIDVQRGIGTAYKGYVRIPKPSGVKKGWQRAFAVVSDCKLFLYDVPEGKSTQPGVVASLVLDLRDEEFSVSSVLASDVIHATRKDIPCIFRVTSSQLISQLSSVSLLILAESEVEKRKWVRILESLQSILTKNLLKSRQIHVLHEAYDASLPVIKTTLSAVVLDRERIALGTEDGLFVVEVTRDVIVRAVDSKKVYQIDLIPKEKIIALLCGRNRHVHLHPWGVLEGAESTFDSKLTDTKGCQALTTGLLRPGGPACLLAAVKRMVQCYEITPTKPHYKKLWEVQAPGGVQWLGILKERLCVGYPSGFALLALQGESSPISLVNPADPSLAFLSHQSLDALHALEVGSSELLLCFSQLGIYVDGQGRRSRSQELMWPATPLACSSNASHLTVYSEYGVDVFDIHTMEWVQTISLRKIRPVNVEGTLNLLSSEPPRLIYFSNTSSEGDLMIPETSDHSRKLMVRTRSKRKFLFKVPEEERLQQRREMLRDPELRSKMISNPTNFNHVAHMGPGDGMQVLMDLPLSVMPSSQDDSLKDKPRPLSSISRHQRGKTHITRTASDFGGTVSSRGSEPDQELDRELDSDSTKQSTPSNSSNPSSPPSPNSPHRSQLTLDGLDSEP